A genomic segment from Vicinamibacterales bacterium encodes:
- a CDS encoding M20/M25/M40 family metallo-hydrolase, with protein sequence MIFKLKFAHFAVLLTVCLSVATQAFDERVDTVINWKIRREATTNSRIMNTLHHLTDVYGPRLTGSPNHEASARWAVEQMEAWGLTNGHLEPWDFGHPGWLNERMTAHLLAPVKDPLVAEVLAWTPSTEGPVRATVYQLILPDRLDEAKLVAHLDDVADDVAGKIVLVGEANVVPVTIDGPPRRRDYAELSAQYDPNNVPTSQPQRSAGPMRADDGVLSGRQVAQRVAKFLKEAGAAVQVNDAGRDHGQIRAFSNRTYDVEEAPPTLVMRNEDFGRIARLLRHGEVELEVDIVNSWYPEGEISFNAIAEIPGTDKADEVIMLGGHLDSWHAATGATDNGIGVTVMMEAARILQAIGVEPRRTIRVALWGGEEQGLLGSQAYVKEHFGSVEDPKPAHAKFGGYFNIDSGTGQARAATVFGPREAAEVLRMALAPFSDLGVVGAGATMSRRRGGSDHTSFNEAGLPGIGMRQDPIQYGTYTWHTSLDTYERVIEQDAIKSAIAIAAAVYHLAMRDELLPRLGEQMPSLPGSSTQ encoded by the coding sequence ATGATTTTCAAGTTAAAGTTCGCGCATTTTGCAGTGCTCCTTACCGTTTGTTTATCGGTCGCCACACAGGCGTTCGATGAGCGTGTCGACACCGTGATTAATTGGAAAATTCGTCGTGAGGCAACGACCAACTCAAGGATTATGAATACGTTGCACCATTTGACTGATGTCTATGGACCACGACTGACCGGATCACCAAATCACGAGGCTTCTGCACGGTGGGCAGTTGAGCAGATGGAGGCGTGGGGCTTGACGAATGGGCATTTAGAGCCATGGGATTTCGGTCATCCGGGCTGGTTGAATGAGCGTATGACGGCACATTTACTGGCGCCGGTGAAGGACCCGCTTGTTGCCGAAGTTTTGGCCTGGACACCTAGTACTGAAGGACCCGTTCGAGCAACCGTGTATCAACTAATTCTGCCTGACCGGCTAGACGAGGCCAAGCTTGTGGCGCACTTGGACGATGTTGCGGACGATGTTGCTGGCAAGATCGTTCTCGTTGGCGAGGCAAATGTAGTGCCTGTGACGATCGATGGTCCACCACGCCGTCGCGATTATGCGGAGTTGAGTGCTCAATACGATCCGAACAACGTTCCGACCTCTCAGCCGCAACGGTCGGCAGGTCCAATGCGTGCTGACGACGGCGTGTTATCGGGTCGTCAGGTCGCGCAGCGCGTCGCGAAGTTTCTAAAAGAAGCGGGTGCGGCGGTGCAAGTAAACGACGCCGGTCGAGACCATGGGCAAATTCGTGCATTCAGTAACCGAACGTATGACGTTGAGGAGGCACCGCCTACTTTAGTAATGCGGAACGAAGATTTTGGTCGGATCGCACGTCTGCTGCGTCACGGTGAAGTGGAGTTAGAGGTTGATATCGTCAACAGCTGGTATCCGGAAGGCGAGATCAGTTTCAACGCGATTGCTGAGATTCCTGGCACCGACAAAGCAGACGAAGTGATCATGCTGGGTGGGCACTTAGATTCATGGCACGCGGCGACCGGTGCGACTGATAACGGTATCGGTGTTACGGTGATGATGGAGGCTGCTCGCATCCTGCAGGCGATCGGTGTTGAACCCAGGCGGACAATCCGCGTTGCATTGTGGGGCGGTGAGGAACAGGGACTGCTGGGTTCACAAGCCTATGTGAAGGAGCATTTCGGTTCGGTGGAGGACCCGAAGCCTGCCCACGCGAAGTTCGGAGGGTATTTCAATATTGACTCAGGGACCGGCCAGGCACGTGCGGCGACGGTATTCGGCCCACGCGAAGCTGCCGAGGTGCTGAGAATGGCGTTGGCACCATTTAGCGATCTTGGTGTAGTCGGTGCAGGCGCCACGATGAGCCGTCGCCGTGGCGGTTCAGACCACACGTCGTTCAACGAAGCGGGACTCCCGGGGATTGGCATGCGCCAGGATCCGATTCAGTATGGAACCTATACTTGGCACACGAGCTTGGACACCTACGAGCGTGTCATTGAGCAGGATGCCATCAAATCGGCCATTGCAATTGCGGCGGCGGTGTACCATCTGGCGATGAGGGACGAATTGCTGCCACGGTTGGGCGAACAAATGCCGTCGTTGCCAGGTTCGTCAACCCAGTAG
- the rseP gene encoding RIP metalloprotease RseP, which produces MLTSLVAFVFVLGVLVFVHELGHFLMARRIGVRVLTFSLGFGPKLLTVRRGDTDYCVSAIPLGGYVKMAGESPDEASAGQDDEFLSKTKWQRFQVLVMGPTMNIVLAVVVMAIVLYQGAEVPAYEEEAPVVGVVVEGSPAETSGILPGDLILSVAGESVPDWEALFLSVMSRAGRELEVVVLRDGQSLVLPVTPSTRTEFEVGDLGVLPQLYPQIRDVVPGEPAAQSGIKSGDVIVAVEGEPATRDTLITRINSNPGQLLKLTVSRDGVEQDITVRPALNGDVGLIGVSLSPYEVRIVEPGPLQAVQLSIEQNYQWSGLIFQTLWGLLTRETSPKQLMGPVGIAQLSGGAAQVGFVALFTLMAMISLNLGILNLLPIPVLDGGHIFILALEGASQRDFSVRVKEKMLLAGFVVLMMLMVTVIYNDLTRITWLEALMPWR; this is translated from the coding sequence GTGCTAACGAGTCTGGTGGCGTTTGTTTTCGTACTCGGAGTGCTGGTGTTTGTGCACGAGTTGGGTCATTTCCTGATGGCCCGACGCATCGGCGTACGGGTGTTGACGTTCTCTCTTGGTTTCGGTCCGAAGTTATTAACTGTTCGGCGAGGTGACACGGATTATTGCGTAAGCGCGATTCCGCTGGGAGGTTACGTGAAGATGGCCGGTGAGAGCCCCGATGAGGCCTCCGCCGGACAAGATGACGAGTTTCTATCGAAGACCAAGTGGCAACGCTTCCAGGTCTTGGTCATGGGTCCAACCATGAATATCGTACTCGCCGTCGTCGTCATGGCCATCGTGTTATATCAGGGCGCCGAGGTGCCAGCTTACGAAGAGGAAGCACCGGTCGTTGGTGTTGTTGTTGAGGGCTCCCCTGCCGAAACCAGTGGGATTCTTCCGGGAGACTTGATTCTCAGTGTAGCGGGTGAATCCGTGCCGGACTGGGAAGCGCTCTTCCTTTCCGTAATGTCACGGGCTGGGCGCGAATTGGAAGTTGTTGTTCTTCGGGACGGGCAATCCTTAGTGCTACCCGTGACACCAAGCACGAGAACGGAGTTTGAGGTCGGAGACCTCGGAGTCTTGCCGCAGTTGTATCCCCAGATCCGCGATGTTGTACCAGGCGAGCCAGCTGCCCAGTCTGGTATCAAGTCAGGTGATGTCATTGTGGCGGTTGAGGGAGAACCGGCGACCCGTGACACGCTGATAACGCGGATCAATAGCAACCCAGGTCAATTACTGAAACTCACTGTGTCGCGTGATGGTGTGGAGCAGGACATTACGGTAAGACCTGCGTTGAACGGGGATGTGGGACTGATCGGCGTTAGCCTAAGTCCGTACGAGGTCCGAATAGTTGAGCCGGGACCTCTACAAGCTGTGCAGTTGAGCATCGAACAGAACTACCAGTGGTCGGGTCTGATCTTTCAGACCTTGTGGGGCCTCCTGACCCGCGAGACATCACCAAAACAACTCATGGGACCAGTCGGCATTGCACAGCTGTCGGGTGGTGCTGCCCAGGTCGGATTTGTTGCACTTTTCACGCTGATGGCAATGATTAGCTTAAACTTGGGCATCTTGAACCTCCTACCGATTCCAGTGCTCGATGGTGGTCACATCTTCATTCTCGCGCTTGAGGGTGCTTCGCAGCGTGACTTTAGTGTGCGTGTCAAGGAGAAGATGCTACTGGCTGGCTTCGTCGTCTTAATGATGTTGATGGTGACCGTTATCTATAACGATTTAACACGCATTACTTGGCTCGAAGCACTAATGCCGTGGAGATGA